A stretch of the Erpetoichthys calabaricus chromosome 3, fErpCal1.3, whole genome shotgun sequence genome encodes the following:
- the LOC127527018 gene encoding olfactory receptor class A-like protein 1: MDSRQIFKAAGFVILTSIAIPANLLVCSTFLHSLLMDGKLLTTDIILCHLAFANLMVTFTRGIPQTLTAFGYRNLFDDIGCKLSLVCFRIFRGLSISLTCLLSAYQAIAVSPASSRLALLKLRIPQYLIHIITFLYVLWYALNADTVLYSVSTIVNNTVPPYTFNLQYCFVIYPDYIIFFIQGLISLFSDLTFILLMTVMSAYILLLLYFHSKKVKSIRSSDHKSGQTPETKASRAVVTLVILYNTFYGIDNAIWVYSLTVVRVVPLLSDIRVFFATLYTSVCPIVVTITNPKVKNKLKVIKPGRSTHVAEMVTSVS; this comes from the coding sequence ATGGATTCCAGGCAAATCTTCAAAGCTGCTGGATTCGTCATCTTGACATCCATTGCCATTCCTGCCAATTTGCTCGTCTGTAGCACCTTCCTGCACTCCTTACTGATGGACGGCAAACTCCTTACCACTGACATCATCTTGTGCCACCTGGCCTTTGCAAACCTGATGGTGACTTTCACACGTGGCATCCCGCAGACGTTGACCGCCTTTGGATACAGAAATCTCTTTGATGATATTGGGTGCAAATTGAGTCTTGTGTGCTTTCGCATTTTCCGAGGTCTCTCCATCAGCCTCACCTGTCTGCTCAGTGCCTACCAGGCTATAGCAGTTTCCCCGGCGTCCTCCAGGCTGGCCCTGCTAAAGCTCAGGATCCCCCAATACCTAATTCACATCATAACATTCCTCTATGTGCTTTGGTATGCTTTAAATGCTGACACAGTCTTGTATTCGGTGTCCACCATTGTCAACAATACTGTTCCTCCATATACTTTCAATTTACAATACTGTTTTGTCATCTACCctgattacattattttttttattcagggaCTAATAAGTCTATTTAGTGACCTTACCTTTATACTATTAATGACCGTGATGAGTGCATACATTTTGTTACTTCTTTATTTCCATAGCAAAAAGGTCAAGAGCATCCGGAGCTCAGATCATAAATCAGGACAGACACCGGAAACGAAAGCCTCCCGAGCTGTGGTCACCTTGGTCATCCTCTATAACACCTTCTATGGAATTGACAATGCCATCTGGGTTTATTCTCTGACTGTTGTGAGAGTGGTGCCACTTTTGTCTGACATCCGTGTTTTTTTTGCCACCCTTTACACCTCGGTGTGCCCCATTGTGGTCACCATCACCAATCCTAAggttaaaaacaaactaaaagtaATTAAACCAGGAAGATCGACTCATGTGGCAGAGATGGTCACCTCAGTATCATAA